The following proteins are co-located in the Conyzicola lurida genome:
- the rhaS gene encoding rhamnose ABC transporter substrate-binding protein, producing the protein MLFQKNSGRVGAFAALAVTVALVATGCAAGDDGGDGGGGGDSGNLAITFLPKNLGNAYFDTSDKGGETAIEEFGGTYAEVGPSEASPDAQVSYINTLTQQGVGGIVVSANDPTAICDALNEARDNGVKVVTFDSDTDVECRDIFINQATSEGIAKIQVDLIAEQIGDEGEIAILSATANATNQNAWIDLMKEDLAANHPNITLVDTVYGDDDDQTSFDKTAALLQTHPNLKGIISPTTVGIAAAARYLQTSEFKGTVALTGLGTPNQMRDYVEDGTVTAFALWNPADLGYLAAYAAKALIEGDITGEVGDEFSAGELGDFTVEEDGTVLLGDPYTFDADNIGEFDF; encoded by the coding sequence ATGTTGTTTCAGAAGAATTCGGGCCGGGTCGGCGCGTTCGCAGCCCTCGCGGTCACGGTAGCGCTCGTCGCCACCGGTTGTGCGGCCGGCGACGACGGCGGAGACGGGGGCGGGGGCGGCGACAGCGGCAACCTCGCCATCACGTTCCTGCCGAAGAACCTCGGCAACGCCTACTTCGACACCTCCGACAAGGGCGGCGAGACGGCGATCGAGGAATTCGGCGGCACCTACGCCGAGGTCGGGCCGTCGGAGGCCAGCCCCGACGCCCAGGTCAGCTACATCAACACGCTCACCCAGCAGGGCGTGGGCGGAATCGTCGTGTCGGCCAACGACCCGACCGCGATCTGCGACGCCCTCAACGAGGCGCGCGACAACGGCGTCAAGGTCGTGACCTTCGACTCCGACACCGACGTCGAGTGCCGCGACATCTTCATCAACCAGGCCACCAGCGAGGGCATCGCGAAGATCCAGGTCGACCTCATCGCCGAGCAGATCGGCGACGAGGGCGAGATCGCGATCCTCTCGGCGACGGCAAACGCCACGAACCAGAACGCGTGGATCGACCTGATGAAGGAAGACCTCGCGGCCAACCACCCGAACATCACCCTGGTCGACACCGTCTACGGCGACGACGACGACCAGACCAGCTTCGACAAGACGGCGGCACTGCTGCAGACGCACCCGAACCTCAAGGGGATCATCTCCCCGACGACGGTCGGCATCGCGGCCGCGGCCCGCTACCTGCAGACCTCGGAGTTCAAGGGCACGGTCGCACTGACCGGTCTCGGCACCCCGAACCAGATGCGCGACTACGTCGAAGACGGTACGGTCACCGCGTTCGCACTGTGGAACCCGGCGGACCTCGGCTACCTCGCGGCCTACGCCGCGAAGGCACTCATCGAGGGTGACATCACCGGCGAGGTGGGCGACGAGTTCAGCGCCGGCGAGCTCGGCGACTTCACCGTCGAAGAGGACGGCACGGTCCTCCTCGGCGACCCGTACACGTTCGACGCCGACAACATCGGCGAGTTCGACTTCTAG
- a CDS encoding L-rhamnose mutarotase — MTQRICFQLQVKPDHIEAYTEAHAALWPDMLEALKATGWNNYSIFMRDDGLVIGYFETEDLQANLDGMAATEVNARWQAAMADHFVGIDRPADEAFNYLTEVFNLDDQLAKL, encoded by the coding sequence ATGACCCAGCGCATCTGCTTCCAGCTCCAGGTGAAGCCCGACCACATCGAGGCGTACACCGAGGCGCACGCCGCCCTCTGGCCGGACATGCTCGAGGCGCTGAAGGCGACGGGCTGGAACAACTACTCGATCTTCATGCGCGACGACGGGCTGGTGATCGGCTACTTCGAAACGGAAGACCTGCAGGCGAATCTCGACGGGATGGCGGCCACCGAGGTCAACGCCCGCTGGCAGGCCGCGATGGCCGACCACTTCGTCGGAATCGACCGCCCCGCCGACGAGGCGTTCAACTACCTGACCGAGGTGTTCAACCTCGACGACCAACTGGCGAAGCTCTGA
- a CDS encoding multidrug effflux MFS transporter, which yields MTATSRMRGDARRRLLFVASLGMLQAIWPLTMDLYLPAFPQLQDELGTSPALVQFTLTGAFIGMALGQLAAGPISDAVGRTKPLTVALLVYTAATVSCALAPTIEWLIVSRFGQGLGAAGCAVIGIALVRDTVSGAAMLRFVANLSVISGFFVVLSPALGAQLLGVVDWRGLFWVLVAYGALLVVLAFAVFLRSETNPPSRRALREGAGVRDDYRVLFGSPVFRACVVGGGLMFAGMMTYMASSAFLFQDVYGLTATEYAITFGGHGALMIVGAQVSARLSRRHSPKRIVLVGLTALVLSAALLLLSVLLLPGAGFVGFLLPLLCFTTSFGMVGPAAQAFVLEPHGLRAGTAASLLGASNMVFAAVSSPIAGLFGVATPVATVVIMLVLASAAFGAYAWAFRVRRATAASAPPP from the coding sequence ATGACGGCGACCTCCCGGATGCGGGGCGACGCGCGGCGTCGTCTGCTGTTCGTCGCGTCGCTGGGCATGCTGCAGGCCATCTGGCCGTTGACGATGGACCTCTACCTGCCGGCGTTCCCTCAGCTGCAGGACGAGCTCGGCACGAGCCCGGCGCTCGTGCAGTTCACGTTGACCGGCGCGTTCATCGGCATGGCGCTGGGGCAGCTCGCGGCGGGCCCGATCTCCGACGCCGTCGGTCGCACCAAGCCGCTCACCGTCGCGCTGCTCGTCTACACGGCGGCCACGGTCTCGTGCGCGCTCGCCCCGACCATCGAGTGGCTCATCGTGAGCCGCTTCGGGCAGGGGCTGGGAGCCGCGGGCTGTGCGGTCATCGGCATCGCGCTGGTGCGCGACACCGTCTCGGGCGCGGCGATGCTGCGGTTCGTCGCCAACCTCTCGGTGATCAGCGGGTTCTTCGTGGTGCTGTCGCCCGCGCTGGGCGCGCAGCTGCTCGGCGTGGTCGACTGGCGCGGGCTGTTCTGGGTGCTGGTCGCCTACGGCGCGCTGCTCGTCGTGCTCGCGTTCGCGGTGTTCCTGCGCTCGGAGACGAACCCGCCGTCGCGGCGTGCGCTGCGCGAGGGTGCCGGGGTGCGCGACGACTACCGGGTGCTGTTCGGCTCGCCGGTGTTCCGGGCGTGCGTGGTGGGCGGCGGGCTGATGTTCGCCGGGATGATGACGTACATGGCCTCGAGCGCGTTCCTGTTCCAGGACGTCTACGGCCTCACGGCCACCGAGTACGCCATCACCTTCGGCGGCCACGGCGCGCTCATGATCGTCGGCGCGCAGGTGAGCGCGCGGCTGTCGCGGCGGCACTCACCGAAGCGCATCGTGCTCGTCGGGCTCACCGCCCTCGTGCTGTCGGCCGCGCTCCTGCTGCTCAGCGTGCTGCTGCTGCCCGGCGCGGGCTTCGTCGGGTTCCTGCTGCCGCTGCTCTGCTTCACGACCTCGTTCGGCATGGTCGGGCCGGCCGCGCAGGCGTTCGTGCTCGAACCGCACGGCCTGCGCGCCGGCACCGCCGCGTCGCTGCTCGGCGCGTCGAACATGGTGTTCGCGGCCGTGTCGTCGCCGATCGCCGGACTCTTCGGGGTGGCGACGCCGGTCGCGACCGTGGTGATCATGCTCGTGCTGGCGTCGGCCGCGTTCGGGGCGTACGCGTGGGCGTTCCGGGTGCGGCGGGCTACGGCAGCAAGTGCCCCGCCGCCGTGA
- a CDS encoding ABC transporter permease, giving the protein MTSSLTGAPASTRSYKDYSRPLWQRVLLTREGAVYAALIIVIVGATVSVRNFGSPITMTYLLLDVTPILLIALPMTLVIITGEIDLSVASVVGLSSVTLGTLHQAGLPIEAAGAVAIVVGALAGALNGFLITVVGLPSLAVTIGTLALYRGLAVGLLGTTAVTDFTEFWTDLAKSKIGSTGVPSVMILFVILLVVFAIVLHFTPFGRGIFAIGLSPEAARFSGIHVERTKFILFVLSGTISAVAGIFYTLRFGSARGDNATGLELSVIAAVLLGGVSIFGGRGALHGVIAGVLLIGVLGSALRLANVTSDVINIITGTLLVASVVSTSVLAWLRTARARPGGTNRAPSATTKS; this is encoded by the coding sequence ATGACGTCCTCACTCACCGGCGCCCCCGCCAGCACCCGCTCCTACAAGGACTACTCGCGCCCGCTCTGGCAGCGCGTGCTGCTCACCCGCGAGGGCGCGGTCTACGCGGCCCTCATCATCGTGATCGTCGGCGCCACGGTGAGCGTGCGCAATTTCGGCAGCCCCATCACCATGACCTACCTGCTGCTCGACGTCACCCCGATCCTGCTCATCGCGCTGCCGATGACGCTCGTCATCATCACCGGCGAGATCGACCTCTCGGTCGCGAGCGTCGTCGGGCTATCGAGCGTCACCCTCGGCACGCTGCACCAGGCGGGGCTGCCGATCGAGGCGGCCGGAGCCGTGGCGATCGTGGTGGGGGCTCTCGCGGGAGCGCTCAACGGGTTCCTCATCACGGTGGTCGGACTGCCGTCGCTCGCGGTGACGATCGGTACTCTCGCGCTCTACCGCGGTCTCGCGGTCGGCCTGCTCGGCACCACCGCGGTCACCGACTTCACCGAGTTCTGGACCGACCTCGCCAAGTCGAAGATCGGCTCGACCGGCGTGCCGAGCGTGATGATCCTGTTCGTGATCCTGCTCGTCGTGTTCGCGATCGTGCTGCACTTCACCCCCTTCGGCCGCGGCATCTTCGCCATCGGCCTCAGCCCCGAGGCGGCGCGGTTCTCCGGCATCCACGTGGAACGCACCAAGTTCATCCTGTTCGTGCTGAGCGGCACGATCTCTGCCGTCGCCGGCATCTTCTACACGCTGCGCTTCGGCAGCGCCCGGGGCGACAACGCGACGGGCCTCGAACTCTCGGTGATCGCCGCCGTGCTGCTCGGCGGCGTCTCGATCTTCGGCGGGCGCGGCGCACTGCACGGCGTCATCGCCGGTGTGCTCCTCATCGGCGTGCTCGGCAGCGCACTGCGGCTCGCGAACGTCACCTCCGACGTCATCAACATCATCACGGGAACGCTGCTCGTCGCGTCCGTGGTGTCGACAAGCGTCCTGGCCTGGCTGCGCACCGCGCGCGCCCGACCGGGCGGAACAAACCGCGCACCATCGGCTACCACCAAGAGCTAG
- a CDS encoding bifunctional aldolase/short-chain dehydrogenase codes for MTNETAAQLIARSNRLGSDPRVTNYAGGNTSAKGTETDPVTGEPVELLWVKGSGGDLGTLKEAGLAVLRLDRVRGLKDVYPGVEREDEMVAAFDYTLHGKGGAAPSIDTAMHALVDADHVDHLHPDSGIAFATAADGEELTAKAFGGRVAWVDWRRPGFQLGLDIAAIKEANPDAIGVILGGHGITAWGSTSDEAEANSLWIIETAEAYIAENGKSHPFGEDLPGYGALPSAERLAKAAALAAHLRSIASTDKPQVGSFTDAEVVTDFLGLSEHPRLAALGTSCPDHFLRTKVKPLVLDLPASASVEESIARLDELHEQYRADYQAYYDAYATPESPAIRGADPAIILIPGVGMFSYGANKQTARVAGEFYINAINVMRGAEAISTYAPISDEEKFRIEYWSLEEAKLQRLPKPKPLAGRIALVTGAASGIGKAIATRLVAEGACVVIADLDLQKAQDAAAELGSTDVAIGVQANVTSEEDVQASVDAALLAFGGLDLVVNNAGLSLSKSLLETTVADWDLQHDVMAKGSFLVSRAAARVLIDQKLGGDIIYISSKNSVFAGPNNIAYSATKADQAHQVRLLAAELGEYGVKVNGINPDGVVRGSGIFAGGWGAKRAAVYGVDEEDLGKYYAQRTLLKREVLPENVANAVFVLCTGDLSHTTGLHIPVDAGVAAAFLR; via the coding sequence ATGACGAACGAGACCGCAGCGCAGCTCATCGCGCGCTCCAACCGCCTGGGCTCCGACCCGCGCGTCACCAACTACGCCGGCGGCAACACCAGCGCCAAGGGCACCGAGACCGACCCCGTCACCGGCGAGCCGGTCGAACTGCTCTGGGTCAAGGGATCCGGCGGCGACCTCGGCACGCTGAAGGAAGCCGGCCTCGCGGTCCTTCGCCTCGACCGCGTGCGCGGGCTGAAAGACGTCTACCCCGGCGTCGAGCGCGAGGACGAGATGGTCGCCGCATTCGACTACACGCTGCACGGCAAGGGCGGCGCGGCGCCGTCGATCGACACCGCGATGCACGCGCTCGTCGACGCCGACCACGTCGACCACCTGCACCCCGACTCGGGTATCGCGTTCGCGACCGCCGCCGACGGCGAAGAGCTGACCGCGAAGGCGTTCGGCGGCAGGGTCGCGTGGGTCGACTGGCGCCGACCCGGCTTCCAGCTCGGGCTCGACATCGCCGCGATCAAGGAGGCGAATCCCGACGCGATCGGTGTGATCCTCGGTGGCCACGGCATCACGGCCTGGGGTTCCACGTCGGACGAAGCGGAAGCCAACTCGCTCTGGATCATCGAGACAGCGGAGGCGTACATCGCCGAGAACGGCAAATCGCACCCCTTCGGCGAAGACCTGCCCGGCTACGGTGCACTGCCCTCGGCCGAGCGCCTCGCCAAGGCCGCGGCCCTCGCCGCCCACCTGCGCTCGATCGCGTCGACCGACAAGCCCCAGGTCGGCTCGTTCACCGACGCCGAGGTCGTGACCGACTTCCTCGGGCTCTCCGAGCACCCGCGTCTCGCGGCCCTCGGCACGAGCTGCCCCGACCACTTCCTGCGCACCAAGGTCAAGCCGCTCGTGCTCGACCTGCCCGCGTCGGCCTCGGTCGAGGAGTCGATCGCGCGCCTCGACGAGCTGCACGAGCAGTACCGTGCCGACTACCAGGCCTATTACGACGCGTACGCGACCCCTGAGTCCCCAGCCATCCGCGGCGCCGACCCGGCCATCATCCTCATCCCGGGCGTCGGCATGTTCAGCTACGGCGCGAACAAGCAGACGGCCCGCGTCGCCGGCGAGTTCTACATCAACGCCATCAACGTGATGCGCGGCGCCGAGGCGATCTCGACCTACGCGCCGATCTCCGACGAGGAGAAGTTCCGCATCGAGTACTGGTCGCTCGAGGAAGCGAAGCTCCAGCGCCTGCCGAAGCCCAAGCCGCTCGCCGGCCGCATCGCGCTCGTCACGGGAGCGGCATCCGGAATCGGCAAGGCGATCGCCACGCGTCTCGTCGCCGAGGGCGCCTGCGTCGTCATCGCCGACCTCGACCTGCAGAAGGCTCAGGATGCCGCGGCAGAACTGGGCTCGACCGATGTCGCGATCGGCGTGCAGGCGAACGTCACCTCGGAGGAGGACGTGCAGGCGTCGGTCGACGCCGCGCTGCTCGCCTTCGGCGGGCTCGACCTCGTGGTGAACAACGCCGGTCTCTCGCTGTCGAAGTCGCTCCTCGAGACCACGGTCGCCGACTGGGATCTGCAGCACGACGTGATGGCGAAGGGGTCCTTCCTCGTGTCGCGCGCCGCGGCCCGCGTCTTGATCGACCAGAAGCTCGGCGGCGACATCATCTACATCTCGAGCAAGAACTCGGTGTTCGCCGGGCCGAACAACATCGCGTATTCGGCGACGAAGGCCGATCAGGCGCACCAAGTGCGGTTGCTCGCGGCCGAGCTCGGCGAGTACGGCGTGAAGGTCAACGGCATCAACCCCGACGGAGTGGTGCGCGGTTCCGGCATCTTCGCCGGCGGCTGGGGCGCCAAGCGCGCGGCGGTCTACGGCGTCGACGAGGAGGACCTCGGCAAGTACTACGCGCAGCGCACGCTGCTCAAGCGCGAGGTACTGCCCGAGAACGTGGCGAACGCGGTGTTCGTGCTGTGCACGGGCGACCTCAGCCACACGACCGGACTGCACATCCCGGTCGACGCCGGCGTGGCCGCGGCCTTCCTGCGATGA
- the rhaI gene encoding L-rhamnose isomerase — MVQFSDISSALETQVIELPSWAFGNSGTRFKVFGTPGTPRTIQEKIADAAQVNQYTGLSPKVALHIPWDKVDDYSALRDYAADLGMQLGTVNSNTFQDDVYKFGSLTHTDPKIRQKAIDHHFECIDIMHATGSQDLKIWLADGTNYPGQGDIRGRQDRLADSLASIYARIGDDQRLVLEYKFFEPAFYHTDVPDWGTSYAQVSALGERALVCLDTGHHAPGTNIEFIVAQLLRLGKLGSFDFNSRFYADDDLIVGAADPFQLFRILYEVIRGGGYGPESTVAFMLDQCHNVEDKIPGQMRSVLNVQEMTARALLVDPAAIKAAQDAGDVLGANGILMDAFYTDVRPALAEWRAGRGLPTDPMAAYAASGYQQKIAEDRVGGAQASWGA; from the coding sequence ATGGTGCAATTCAGCGACATTTCGTCCGCGCTCGAAACCCAGGTCATCGAGCTCCCCTCCTGGGCCTTCGGCAACTCGGGTACCCGGTTCAAGGTGTTCGGAACCCCGGGCACACCGCGCACGATCCAGGAGAAGATCGCCGACGCGGCGCAGGTCAACCAGTACACGGGCCTCTCCCCCAAGGTCGCGCTGCACATTCCGTGGGACAAGGTCGACGACTACTCGGCGCTCCGCGACTACGCGGCCGACCTCGGCATGCAGCTCGGCACCGTGAACAGCAACACGTTCCAGGACGACGTCTACAAGTTCGGCTCGCTCACGCACACCGACCCGAAGATCCGCCAGAAGGCGATCGACCACCACTTCGAGTGCATCGACATCATGCACGCCACGGGGTCGCAGGACCTCAAGATCTGGCTCGCCGACGGCACCAACTACCCGGGCCAGGGCGACATCCGCGGCCGTCAGGACCGCCTCGCCGACTCGCTCGCCTCGATCTACGCCCGCATCGGCGACGACCAGCGCCTCGTGCTCGAGTACAAGTTCTTCGAGCCCGCTTTCTACCACACCGACGTTCCCGACTGGGGAACCTCGTACGCCCAGGTCTCGGCCCTCGGCGAGCGCGCCCTCGTCTGCCTCGACACCGGCCACCACGCCCCGGGCACGAACATCGAGTTCATCGTCGCCCAGCTTCTGCGCCTCGGAAAGCTCGGCAGCTTCGACTTCAACTCGCGCTTCTACGCCGACGACGACCTGATCGTCGGCGCGGCCGACCCGTTCCAGCTCTTCCGCATCCTCTACGAGGTGATCCGCGGTGGCGGCTACGGACCCGAGTCGACCGTGGCCTTCATGCTCGACCAGTGCCACAACGTCGAGGACAAGATCCCCGGACAGATGCGCTCCGTGCTCAACGTGCAGGAGATGACGGCGCGTGCGCTCCTCGTCGACCCCGCCGCGATCAAGGCCGCGCAGGACGCGGGCGACGTGCTCGGCGCCAACGGCATCCTCATGGACGCGTTCTACACCGACGTGCGGCCGGCCCTCGCCGAGTGGCGCGCGGGACGGGGACTGCCCACCGACCCGATGGCTGCGTACGCGGCATCCGGATATCAGCAGAAAATCGCCGAAGACCGCGTCGGCGGCGCACAGGCAAGCTGGGGAGCATAG
- a CDS encoding aldo/keto reductase: protein MKISTIPQTDLETSNVILGLMRIKDLDDAEIRDLVASARDAGINFFDHADIYGGSRHFAEKRFGDAVTFTPAERESVVVQSKVGIREGSFDFSKQHILDTVDESLAALRLEHLDILLLHRPDTLVEPDEVASAFDELHAAGKVRHFGLSNHTPGQTELLKRYVTQPLPINQVQLSITHAPLIAQGTAANMAGLDQSVSRDLGILDYSRLNDITLQAWSPFQKGFFDGVFLGDRENFADLNDVIDELAAKYDVPTSAIAVAWITRHPANIQVVLGTTTISRVRDSALGSDLPLTREEWYRLFTAAGHLLP, encoded by the coding sequence ATGAAAATATCCACCATCCCCCAGACCGACCTCGAGACGTCGAACGTCATCCTCGGCCTGATGCGTATCAAGGACCTCGACGACGCCGAGATCCGCGACCTCGTCGCCTCGGCGCGCGACGCCGGCATCAACTTCTTCGACCACGCCGACATCTACGGCGGCTCGCGCCACTTCGCCGAGAAGCGCTTCGGCGACGCGGTCACCTTCACCCCGGCAGAGCGCGAGTCCGTCGTGGTGCAGTCGAAGGTGGGCATCCGGGAGGGGTCGTTCGACTTCTCCAAGCAGCACATCCTCGACACGGTCGACGAATCGCTGGCGGCGCTACGCCTCGAGCACCTCGACATCCTGCTGCTGCACCGTCCCGACACGCTCGTCGAGCCCGACGAGGTCGCATCGGCGTTCGACGAACTGCACGCCGCGGGCAAGGTGCGACACTTCGGTCTCTCGAACCACACGCCCGGCCAGACCGAGCTGCTGAAGCGCTACGTCACCCAGCCGCTGCCGATCAACCAGGTGCAGCTCAGCATCACCCACGCACCGCTCATCGCGCAGGGCACCGCCGCGAACATGGCCGGGCTCGACCAGTCGGTGAGCCGCGACCTCGGGATCCTCGACTACAGCCGCCTCAACGACATCACGCTGCAGGCGTGGTCGCCGTTCCAGAAGGGGTTCTTCGACGGCGTCTTCCTCGGCGACCGCGAGAACTTCGCCGACCTCAACGACGTGATCGACGAGCTCGCGGCCAAGTACGACGTGCCGACCTCCGCCATCGCGGTGGCCTGGATCACGCGTCATCCGGCGAATATCCAGGTCGTTCTCGGCACGACGACGATCTCGCGGGTGCGGGACTCGGCGCTCGGCTCCGACCTGCCGCTCACGCGCGAGGAGTGGTACCGCCTGTTCACGGCGGCGGGGCACTTGCTGCCGTAG
- a CDS encoding rhamnulokinase — translation MTTAVAAVDLGATSGRVILGHVSANELSIRPVARFPNTPVRTIDGLHWNILELYRSVVAGLGAAAREEPAIASIGIDSWAVDYALLRNGRMLGVPYHYRDERNNAAVEAVHGLVTPPELYAANGLQFLPFNSLYQLTADRLAGSLDAADGVLLVPDLLGYWLTGRKVAERTNASTTGLVNIATGEWDAALLRRLQLPASLFPELVDAGTRIGPLLDDVAREIGIDPATGVTAVGSHDTASAVLAVPAQTEDFAYISCGTWGLVGVELERPELSEAGRLANFTNEGGVDGTVRYLHNVMGLWLLSESVREWERGATPISLPALLAAASAVTVPVAVFDANDPRFLTPGDMPARIAEWCRENGAVVPGSQAEFVRSIIESLAAAFVDAVRTASSLSGKRVSVIHIVGGGSQNELLCQLIADRSGLPVQAGPVEATAIGNVLVQARAAGLVDGSRAAMRALVAAAFEVRTYTPQAL, via the coding sequence ATGACGACCGCGGTCGCCGCCGTCGACCTCGGCGCGACGAGCGGGCGGGTGATCCTCGGACACGTCTCGGCGAACGAGCTGAGCATCCGCCCGGTCGCGCGGTTCCCGAACACGCCGGTGCGCACGATAGACGGCCTGCACTGGAACATCCTCGAGCTGTACCGCAGCGTCGTCGCGGGCCTCGGCGCCGCGGCCCGCGAGGAGCCCGCGATCGCCAGCATCGGCATCGACTCCTGGGCTGTCGACTATGCGCTGCTGCGGAACGGCCGCATGCTCGGCGTTCCGTACCACTACCGCGACGAGCGCAACAACGCCGCGGTCGAGGCGGTACACGGACTCGTCACGCCGCCCGAGCTCTACGCCGCGAACGGCCTGCAGTTCCTGCCGTTCAACTCGCTCTACCAGCTGACCGCCGACCGGCTGGCCGGCAGCCTCGATGCAGCCGACGGCGTGCTGCTCGTGCCCGACCTCCTCGGGTACTGGCTCACCGGCCGCAAAGTCGCCGAACGCACCAACGCGTCGACGACGGGACTCGTCAACATCGCCACCGGCGAGTGGGACGCGGCCCTGCTGCGGCGGCTCCAGCTGCCGGCGTCGCTCTTCCCCGAGCTGGTGGATGCCGGCACGAGGATCGGTCCGCTGCTGGACGACGTCGCGCGCGAGATCGGCATCGACCCCGCGACGGGTGTCACCGCCGTCGGGTCGCACGACACGGCATCCGCTGTTCTGGCAGTACCCGCGCAGACCGAGGACTTCGCGTACATCTCCTGCGGCACCTGGGGGCTCGTCGGCGTCGAGCTCGAACGACCCGAACTGTCGGAGGCCGGACGTCTCGCCAACTTCACCAACGAGGGCGGCGTCGACGGCACGGTGCGCTATTTGCACAATGTGATGGGCCTCTGGCTGCTGAGCGAGTCGGTGCGCGAGTGGGAGCGGGGCGCGACCCCGATCTCGTTGCCGGCGCTGCTCGCCGCGGCATCCGCCGTCACCGTCCCCGTTGCCGTCTTCGACGCCAACGACCCCAGATTCCTGACTCCCGGCGACATGCCGGCCCGCATCGCGGAGTGGTGCCGCGAGAACGGCGCCGTCGTGCCCGGGAGTCAGGCCGAGTTCGTGCGCAGCATCATCGAGAGCCTCGCGGCGGCGTTCGTCGACGCGGTGCGCACGGCGTCGTCGCTGTCGGGCAAGCGAGTGTCGGTGATCCACATCGTGGGCGGCGGCTCGCAGAACGAGCTGCTCTGCCAGCTGATCGCCGACCGCAGCGGGCTGCCCGTGCAGGCCGGGCCGGTCGAGGCGACCGCGATCGGCAACGTGCTCGTGCAGGCGCGTGCCGCAGGCCTCGTCGACGGTTCGCGCGCGGCGATGCGGGCGCTCGTCGCGGCCGCGTTCGAGGTGCGCACCTACACGCCACAGGCGCTCTAA